From one uncultured Methanoregula sp. genomic stretch:
- the mmp11 gene encoding methanogenesis marker protein 11, which translates to MASISEPYVIHYPKIVAVADTSGKNVELVEFFECIGGAMWAQHHYAKSPLIADVRCVGSTTRYRMHLGSVNLALEGSRFPAGISACTVDPDEIAITYIGMGGGGVGAAACRSDAQGVLRSRSDPAGGGKVAGATLWLPRMQRVLIGVDDTDTPEEGATWTLVHNIAKAVENKHTVYLSHTIVQLYPVPYRTKNCVGLVAEFATSDIRGLVERFHGLLVQYTLSEKTGMAVYSGFTPSKELTEFGRKVKRGEVESGLLESLRDDQLEIVMNGRGIIGAVAAIPFYTNYPEALELCTGKT; encoded by the coding sequence ATGGCGAGCATCTCTGAACCATATGTAATTCACTACCCGAAGATCGTTGCAGTGGCTGATACGTCCGGGAAGAATGTTGAACTGGTGGAATTCTTCGAATGCATTGGCGGGGCGATGTGGGCGCAGCACCATTATGCAAAGAGCCCGCTTATCGCGGATGTCCGCTGCGTTGGATCAACAACCCGGTACCGGATGCATCTCGGTTCGGTGAATCTTGCCCTCGAAGGCTCGCGGTTCCCGGCAGGTATATCTGCCTGCACGGTGGATCCGGACGAGATTGCAATAACTTATATTGGAATGGGCGGCGGCGGTGTTGGAGCGGCGGCCTGCCGGTCGGATGCACAAGGGGTCCTCCGAAGCAGGAGTGATCCGGCCGGGGGAGGTAAAGTCGCCGGTGCGACTCTCTGGCTCCCCCGCATGCAGCGGGTGCTTATCGGTGTGGATGATACGGACACTCCTGAAGAAGGAGCCACCTGGACCCTTGTCCACAATATCGCAAAAGCAGTCGAGAACAAACACACGGTCTATCTCTCACATACGATTGTCCAGCTCTACCCGGTTCCTTACCGGACCAAGAACTGTGTGGGGCTTGTTGCAGAGTTTGCAACCTCCGATATCAGGGGACTGGTTGAACGGTTCCACGGCCTTCTGGTGCAGTATACTCTTTCAGAAAAGACCGGCATGGCGGTATATTCCGGGTTTACACCATCAAAGGAGCTGACCGAGTTTGGCAGGAAAGTTAAACGTGGGGAGGTTGAGTCCGGGCTTCTCGAATCACTTCGGGATGACCAGCTTGAGATTGTAATGAACGGTCGCGGGATTATTGGTGCGGTTGCTGCCATCCCGTTCTATACAAATTATCCGGAGGCGCTGGAATTATGCACTGGAAAGACCTGA
- a CDS encoding tRNA(Ile2) 2-agmatinylcytidine synthetase: MINLTPDDVKKRFGPLFAQKFLVMVDERAGRAEILEQCRARGTIEWDAMNRRRAGGAVSSVNVEGTSMTIQARLGKYPVNFGAAAGSIGGQALESVEVSGGEVITTWSGIAGAGVGIAACLPQAPGVIRAEYPTEDDLNVGGARTNHVRIISPRYEKICIGIDDTDTKTEGATWVTALKCAGACAIEGMEFLNMRLVQLNPEVPTKTTNCVSSALNFAVRPGKIDELLEFVRVFIEKNTLSKDTGIAVYRGIASSAESPAHKRVKTEIMTLEQAEQEARSCGIVFIDRNGRKGRIGALGAVLWGNEGIEAAGLYGEHL; encoded by the coding sequence ATGATCAACCTGACTCCCGACGACGTGAAGAAGCGGTTTGGCCCGCTCTTTGCACAGAAATTTCTCGTGATGGTGGACGAACGGGCCGGCAGGGCCGAGATTCTTGAACAGTGCAGAGCCCGGGGCACGATTGAGTGGGATGCGATGAACCGTCGCCGGGCCGGTGGTGCAGTGAGCAGTGTTAACGTGGAGGGGACCTCCATGACGATCCAGGCCCGGTTAGGAAAGTACCCGGTCAATTTTGGTGCAGCTGCTGGTTCTATCGGCGGTCAGGCACTTGAATCGGTAGAGGTTTCCGGTGGCGAAGTGATTACCACGTGGTCCGGGATAGCCGGAGCCGGAGTCGGAATTGCTGCCTGTCTCCCCCAGGCCCCGGGTGTAATAAGGGCCGAATATCCCACGGAGGATGACCTGAACGTGGGTGGTGCACGCACAAACCATGTCAGGATTATCTCACCACGGTATGAGAAGATCTGTATAGGGATTGATGATACGGATACGAAGACGGAAGGAGCAACGTGGGTGACGGCACTGAAATGCGCCGGGGCATGTGCCATTGAGGGTATGGAATTTCTGAACATGCGGCTTGTCCAGCTTAATCCGGAGGTTCCCACCAAGACAACAAATTGTGTCAGTTCTGCCCTGAACTTTGCGGTAAGGCCGGGGAAGATCGATGAACTGCTGGAGTTTGTCCGGGTTTTTATTGAGAAGAACACCTTGTCAAAGGATACCGGCATCGCCGTGTACCGGGGTATTGCATCATCTGCAGAATCGCCTGCACACAAGCGGGTGAAGACCGAAATCATGACCCTTGAGCAGGCCGAACAGGAAGCAAGGTCCTGCGGCATTGTATTCATCGATCGCAATGGCCGTAAAGGGCGTATCGGGGCTCTTGGGGCAGTGCTTTGGGGCAATGAGGGAATTGAAGCGGCGGGGCTTTATGGCGAGCATCTCTGA
- the fhcD gene encoding formylmethanofuran--tetrahydromethanopterin N-formyltransferase, producing the protein MEINGVTIDDTYAEAFPTWVCRIIITAVTKEWAKKAATEATGFATSAIGCPCEAGIEGYVPAKETPDGRPGVAILICASKKKLKEQVVERLAECVLTAPTTAVFNGITNAEEKIPVKLHFFGDGHEYQKEVGGRKCWVIPIMEGEYIGEEEFGIVKGVAGGNFFIMGENQMAALMGAEAAVEAIDAVPGVITSFPGGIVASGSKVGSLKYKFMVASTNEKYCPTLREKVPDTKIPAGIKAVYEIVIDGVDEKSVAAAMAAGVRAAAMVPGVKFISAGNFGGTLGPFKIDLHKVL; encoded by the coding sequence ATGGAAATCAACGGCGTTACAATCGACGATACTTATGCAGAGGCGTTCCCAACCTGGGTCTGCCGCATCATTATTACTGCAGTTACGAAGGAATGGGCAAAGAAAGCAGCAACTGAGGCAACCGGTTTTGCCACGTCTGCTATCGGGTGCCCGTGTGAAGCGGGGATCGAAGGCTATGTCCCGGCAAAAGAAACTCCCGACGGGAGACCCGGAGTTGCGATCCTGATCTGCGCCAGCAAGAAGAAACTTAAGGAACAGGTTGTTGAGCGTCTTGCCGAGTGCGTCCTGACTGCCCCCACAACCGCGGTTTTCAACGGTATTACCAATGCTGAAGAGAAGATACCGGTCAAACTCCACTTCTTCGGCGACGGTCATGAGTACCAGAAGGAAGTTGGCGGCCGCAAGTGCTGGGTTATCCCGATCATGGAAGGGGAATATATTGGTGAGGAAGAGTTCGGCATTGTCAAGGGTGTTGCCGGGGGTAACTTCTTTATCATGGGCGAGAACCAGATGGCGGCACTCATGGGTGCTGAAGCTGCCGTTGAGGCGATTGATGCGGTTCCAGGTGTCATAACCAGTTTCCCCGGTGGCATTGTTGCCAGCGGTTCCAAGGTTGGCAGCTTAAAGTACAAGTTTATGGTTGCATCCACAAACGAGAAGTACTGTCCGACCCTTCGCGAGAAAGTACCCGATACTAAGATACCTGCTGGTATCAAAGCCGTGTACGAGATCGTCATTGATGGTGTTGACGAGAAATCTGTGGCCGCCGCAATGGCAGCCGGTGTCAGGGCCGCCGCAATGGTGCCCGGTGTGAAGTTCATTTCAGCCGGTAACTTTGGCGGTACTCTCGGCCCCTTCAAGATTGACCTTCACAAGGTCCTCTGA
- a CDS encoding 4Fe-4S binding protein, with amino-acid sequence MAFAVHINMKRCTGGNNCVVACPWETRSAAKDQ; translated from the coding sequence ATGGCATTTGCAGTGCACATAAACATGAAACGTTGTACTGGCGGTAACAATTGTGTGGTTGCATGCCCCTGGGAAACCAGATCGGCGGCAAAGGACCAATAA
- a CDS encoding 4Fe-4S binding protein has protein sequence MALFPKFSKKKDGVNVVMEQKLLQNVNNLILNAETCTGCGICVEACPEEAIVLGLVGAARRGAINYAAPIDVDETKCSYCGVCVIMCPFNALTLKVDGQERLPILEKEGFPQYDMKAEINDEKCVKCTICEEVCPRDAIDRNVPAYEGTYKGPVAGAKPKAVAMKKKTTFTVDKEKCSLCGLCGALCPAIVVKHKEFTAETGKVEGEVVWDETKCDACKVCVEACPEECITVEREIVSDKIDGKVSIVQDNCCTCTWCSKNCPTEAITVEKIFEGDIEFHAEKCPGGCSTCAEICPANAIYLPSAIPAADMKLDGIEKNIAVNKDYCILCGACVNACPGEDIIVMQRTGVRVKGTETDLFKKIKAKLFTKRTSKVKEDITGQVSIKMMEKA, from the coding sequence ATGGCATTGTTTCCAAAGTTTTCTAAGAAGAAAGATGGAGTTAACGTCGTGATGGAGCAGAAACTCCTTCAGAACGTTAACAACCTTATTCTCAATGCAGAAACCTGCACGGGATGCGGTATATGTGTCGAGGCATGTCCTGAGGAGGCAATCGTTCTCGGGCTTGTTGGTGCGGCAAGGCGTGGCGCAATCAATTACGCTGCCCCTATTGATGTGGATGAAACCAAGTGTTCATACTGTGGAGTCTGCGTCATCATGTGCCCGTTCAATGCGCTGACATTGAAGGTGGACGGACAGGAAAGACTCCCGATCCTTGAAAAGGAAGGGTTCCCGCAATATGATATGAAGGCGGAGATCAACGACGAGAAATGCGTCAAATGCACGATCTGTGAAGAGGTCTGCCCCCGGGACGCCATTGATCGCAATGTTCCTGCCTACGAAGGGACTTACAAGGGACCGGTTGCAGGCGCAAAGCCCAAAGCAGTCGCAATGAAAAAGAAGACGACATTTACCGTTGACAAAGAGAAATGCTCGCTCTGCGGTCTCTGTGGAGCACTCTGCCCCGCAATCGTGGTGAAACACAAGGAGTTCACTGCCGAGACCGGTAAAGTCGAAGGCGAAGTTGTCTGGGACGAGACGAAATGCGACGCCTGCAAGGTGTGCGTTGAGGCATGCCCCGAGGAATGCATCACCGTTGAACGCGAGATCGTATCCGACAAAATCGACGGAAAGGTCAGCATCGTCCAGGACAACTGCTGCACCTGCACGTGGTGTTCAAAGAACTGCCCGACCGAAGCAATTACTGTCGAGAAGATTTTTGAAGGCGATATCGAGTTCCATGCAGAGAAGTGCCCCGGCGGCTGTTCGACCTGTGCCGAGATCTGCCCGGCAAACGCGATCTACCTCCCCTCTGCAATCCCTGCAGCAGACATGAAACTGGACGGCATCGAAAAGAACATCGCCGTCAACAAGGATTACTGTATCCTGTGCGGCGCCTGTGTCAATGCATGTCCCGGTGAGGATATCATCGTCATGCAGCGGACCGGCGTCCGCGTGAAGGGAACCGAGACAGACCTGTTCAAGAAGATCAAGGCAAAGCTCTTCACCAAGAGAACTTCGAAAGTGAAAGAGGACATCACCGGCCAGGTCAGCATCAAAATGATGGAGAAGGCGTGA
- the hdrC gene encoding CoB--CoM heterodisulfide reductase subunit C, with translation MARVKGYPEALEKKLHDQRFYREDSNPEFTKNIKAISRTIAHMCYQCGTCTGSCPSAPRSTYRIRKFMRRAVLGLENEALTDPDLWLCTTCYSCADRCPRDIIPTDVIMSMRNLAFKRDIIPVNFLKTVQSIYKTGHGVPNNDVNRAAREKLGLTRDPPTTHMYPEYIPGIQKILDHYKLKANSDRIVKEREG, from the coding sequence ATGGCACGAGTAAAAGGTTACCCCGAAGCGCTGGAGAAGAAACTCCACGACCAGAGATTCTATCGTGAGGATTCCAACCCCGAATTCACGAAAAACATAAAAGCCATATCACGCACAATCGCCCATATGTGCTACCAGTGCGGCACCTGCACCGGCTCCTGCCCGTCAGCGCCCCGCAGCACCTACCGCATCCGCAAGTTCATGAGGAGAGCGGTTCTCGGGCTCGAGAACGAAGCACTCACCGACCCGGATCTCTGGCTGTGCACCACCTGTTACAGCTGTGCAGACCGCTGCCCGCGGGACATCATCCCGACGGATGTCATCATGTCCATGAGGAACCTCGCTTTCAAGAGAGATATCATTCCGGTCAACTTCCTCAAGACCGTTCAGTCGATCTATAAGACCGGACACGGTGTGCCCAACAACGATGTTAACCGGGCTGCCCGCGAAAAACTCGGGCTCACCCGTGACCCGCCAACCACCCATATGTATCCTGAATATATTCCCGGCATCCAGAAAATCCTTGATCACTACAAGCTCAAGGCAAATTCCGACCGTATCGTCAAGGAAAGGGAGGGCTGA
- the hdrB gene encoding CoB--CoM heterodisulfide reductase subunit B produces MSESGINHKFAFYLGCIAPNRYPGCESASIKGLKKLGVELVPLKGASCCPAPGAFGSIDLNVFYAMAARNLVLAEQMKMDIALLCNGCYKSIWEVNHKLKHNKDLRDGVNEVLKEIDMEYKGTINVYHIAELLYNDKFIGVDKVRDSVTNPLTGARIAVHYGCHLTKPHKDREFEKEVMLNTEHPVWMEELVAALGATPVEYRNKMMCCGAGGGVRGYDIVHALDITNEKLINLQEEKVDALTDICPFCQLQFDRGQIEIQEKFGKTYNLPVLHFAELLGLAQGMSPQDLGLDLHGISCEPFLQKVL; encoded by the coding sequence ATGTCAGAATCAGGAATAAACCACAAATTCGCATTCTACCTTGGATGCATCGCCCCAAACCGGTATCCTGGCTGTGAATCAGCATCCATCAAAGGCCTCAAGAAACTTGGTGTTGAACTCGTCCCCCTCAAGGGTGCAAGCTGCTGTCCCGCACCTGGTGCATTCGGTTCGATCGACCTGAATGTGTTCTATGCGATGGCAGCCCGCAACCTTGTCCTTGCAGAACAGATGAAGATGGACATTGCCCTCCTCTGTAACGGCTGTTACAAGTCGATCTGGGAAGTCAACCATAAGCTCAAGCACAACAAGGATCTCCGTGACGGCGTCAATGAAGTCTTAAAGGAGATTGATATGGAGTACAAGGGTACTATCAATGTGTACCATATCGCTGAACTCCTCTATAACGACAAATTCATCGGCGTTGACAAGGTCCGTGACAGTGTCACCAACCCCTTAACCGGTGCACGCATCGCAGTCCACTACGGCTGCCACCTTACAAAACCCCACAAGGACCGGGAGTTTGAGAAGGAAGTCATGCTGAACACCGAGCACCCGGTCTGGATGGAAGAACTCGTTGCCGCCCTTGGTGCAACACCGGTTGAGTACCGCAACAAGATGATGTGCTGCGGTGCCGGCGGCGGTGTCCGTGGGTATGATATCGTCCATGCGCTCGATATCACCAACGAGAAGCTGATCAACTTACAGGAAGAGAAGGTGGATGCACTCACCGATATCTGCCCGTTCTGTCAGCTCCAGTTCGACCGCGGTCAGATCGAGATTCAGGAAAAGTTCGGCAAAACCTACAACCTGCCGGTTCTTCATTTCGCTGAACTTCTCGGCCTGGCACAGGGAATGAGTCCGCAGGATCTCGGGCTGGATCTCCATGGGATCAGCTGCGAGCCGTTCCTGCAGAAGGTGCTGTGA